In the genome of Candidatus Nezhaarchaeota archaeon, the window TATGCCCCATGTGCCTCATTCAGCTAGACGCAGGCCAGGCCTTAATCTTAAGGAGGCTGAAGACGGCGCCCACGGTACCAGTGCTGTACCTTACCCAACTAATAGGGCTTAGCTTAGGGATGGGGGAGGACGAAGTAGGGCTCAAGTACCACTCCGTGGCGGGCTTAAAGAAGGCTTAAGTCGTCTAGTAGAGCCTAAGTGTAGCGGTGGCTAGCTTGAAAATAGATGAAGTAAAGGTAGTGGCTCAGATAGGCGCGGGGAGGATGGGTAGCGGCATAGCTGAAGTAGTTGCCAGAGCAGGCTTCCAGGTGGTGCTGATGGATATAAGCGAGGAGGCCCTTAAGTTCTCGCTGAGCGCCATTAGGAGCAGCATGGGGAGGCTCGTCGCTAAGGGCAAGCTGGCGGAGAAGGACGTCGAGGAGGCGCTCTCCAGGATAAAGACAACCACCAGCTTAGAAGAGGCTGGGAGGAGCGCTGACCTAGTAGTCGAGGCCGTCCCTGAGGATGTAGGCTTGAAGAAGAGGGTGTTCAAGGACCTAGACGCCGTATGCCCAGGGCGCACTGTCTTCGCCTCGTGTACTTCGGCGATTATGATAACAGACCTAGCCTCAGCTACCAATAGGCCCGACCGCTTCGTAGGCCTCCACTTCTTCAACCCGGTCCCGATAATGAGGGGGGTGGAGGTAGTTAGGGGCATGCTGACGTCCAAGGAGACCCTCGAGGTAGCCGTGGAGTTCTGTAGGAAGCTAGGGAAGGTCCCCGTGGTCGTTAACGACGGCCCAGGCTTCTTCACCTCAAGGTGGTTCGCCGCCTGGGCAGGGGAGGCCTTTAGGCTCTTCGAGGCAGGGATTGCTGGCATTAAGGAGATAGACCAGATGGCCAAGCTGTGCTTCAACATGCCCATGGGCCCCTTCGAGCTCCACGACATGGCGGGGATAGACGTCCAGCTCCACGTAATGG includes:
- a CDS encoding 3-hydroxyacyl-CoA dehydrogenase family protein gives rise to the protein MASLKIDEVKVVAQIGAGRMGSGIAEVVARAGFQVVLMDISEEALKFSLSAIRSSMGRLVAKGKLAEKDVEEALSRIKTTTSLEEAGRSADLVVEAVPEDVGLKKRVFKDLDAVCPGRTVFASCTSAIMITDLASATNRPDRFVGLHFFNPVPIMRGVEVVRGMLTSKETLEVAVEFCRKLGKVPVVVNDGPGFFTSRWFAAWAGEAFRLFEAGIAGIKEIDQMAKLCFNMPMGPFELHDMAGIDVQLHVMEYLFKETGDPRYAPPLILKKLVQAGYYGDRKYNPKSKGGFYDYFGVPKD